One Ooceraea biroi isolate clonal line C1 chromosome 6, Obir_v5.4, whole genome shotgun sequence genomic window carries:
- the LOC105276456 gene encoding WD repeat-containing protein 35, with amino-acid sequence MFVYLSKKISIPNNFRLNCIAWNQKDGYIAVGGEDGLLKVLRVDSGVNGSHSGGKSRGLAAAGNLSMNQPLEGHNGHVQVVTWNEEHQKLTSSDQNGVIIVWMLYKGSWYEEMINNRNKSVVRGMAWSCDGQKICIVYEDGAVIVGSVDGNRIWGKELKNVSLSAVQWSPDGKLLLFGLKNGELHLYDNQGVFLTKLNILSLNTTQLQTIVALQWYDGRNGYVAVDCPTLAICYRNGRIQLMRDTSDDNPVMMETGVTASWCCWNSCGSLLAVTGMMPLLSNGETKDMNVIQFYTPFGEHVRTLRVPGREVTCCAWEKGSLRVALSVDSHIYFANIRLNYKWTYFSNTVVFTNEKISKDGTCVTFWNTSNNTCCTKYVRSLISIASHGEHCILSVRNDPMQAAEQFALLVCNTIATPIDSKFLDLEPLHLAITGNVVVAASRNNFLLWNFRTPRNSTLHSSRMRKYRIYHVDETPTGVTEVIQDLDKDGIFEAPINTKATVDPICCLHATEKILLIGRESGMIQRYSLPQVTLMSRHNTVCRLHKIAINCDSTRASVMDANGVLTMLDLDQQKTPDSRDGGSSEDISKFERKDVWAMCWAQDNPALLAIMEKTRMYVLRGVDPEEPIACSGYICSFQDLEIRCVLLDDLMLKPDETRKELIVDLEVKSLRDTRELLAKVGLKEANNFIQDNPHPRLWRLLAESALTKLDLETAENAMVRCTDYLGIQFIKRLQNVHNDQLKKAEVAAFLGNYDDAEKLYLDMDRRDLAVALRQKLGDYFRVVQLMKMGIGGSDKQMEHAYNKIGDHFSERQNWENAKEYYEKGRNLERLIQCYYKLEDYVQLATTVEQLPDKSPVLKTVARMLASVGMCPQAVAAYIKYGDVKLAVDTCVRLNHWDQAVDLAKTYKMAQIGELLNKYANHLLSNGKRLQAIELYKKANYNLEAAKLLFRLAEEQARSKSHPLRVKKIYILAALLIEDHINNVPAIKGGRSNVVMGLSESNEDTRIIENAWRGAEAYHFLLLAHRQLFDGNFDAAMKTALRLKDYEDILEVEDIYCLLALASAVNHAFATCSKAFVKLEGLETISEAKREEYEGLAVDIFTKYTPKDSRNNKVECVNCETLVPDWCVACPNCLTRFPACIVSGKPLMDLSTAWICTVCRHHVATERDVVNINACPLCHSTITYM; translated from the coding sequence ATGTTTGTGTACCTGAGTAAGAAGATCTCCATACCGAACAACTTCCGACTAAACTGCATAGCATGGAACCAGAAGGACGGATACATCGCCGTGGGCGGAGAGGACGGTTTATTAAAGGTGCTACGAGTGGACTCGGGTGTCAACGGATCGCACAGTGGCGGAAAATCCCGAGGTCTGGCTGCAGCGGGTAACTTGAGCATGAATCAGCCTCTAGAGGGTCACAACGGGCACGTTCAGGTGGTCACGTGGAACGAGGAGCATCAGAAGCTGACGTCGAGCGACCAGAACGGCGTCATAATCGTCTGGATGCTGTACAAGGGCTCGTGGTACGAAGAGATGATAAACAATCGCAACAAATCGGTGGTAAGGGGCATGGCATGGAGCTGCGACGGCCAGAAGATCTGCATCGTCTACGAGGACGGCGCCGTGATCGTCGGCTCCGTCGACGGTAACAGAATCTGGGGCAAGGAACTGAAGAACGTGTCCCTCTCTGCCGTGCAATGGTCCCCGGATGGAAAGTTGCTTCTGTTTGGCCTGAAAAACGGCGAGCTTCATCTCTACGATAACCAGGGTGTGTTCTTGACGAAGCTAAACATACTCTCGTTGAACACCACGCAGCTCCAGACCATTGTGGCGCTACAGTGGTACGACGGGAGGAACGGCTACGTGGCTGTCGATTGTCCGACCCTAGCAATCTGCTATCGCAACGGCAGGATACAATTGATGCGAGACACCAGCGATGACAATCCTGTCATGATGGAGACCGGCGTGACCGCCTCGTGGTGCTGCTGGAACAGTTGCGGATCTCTGCTGGCGGTAACTGGCATGATGCCACTGCTCAGCAACGGCGAGACCAAGGATATGAACGTCATTCAGTTTTATACACCGTTCGGTGAGCACGTGAGGACGCTAAGAGTGCCGGGCAGGGAGGTGACGTGCTGCGCCTGGGAGAAAGGTTCTCTGAGGGTTGCCCTGTCCGTCGACTCGCACATATACTTTGCAAACATCCGCCTCAATTACAAGTGGACGTACTTCAGCAACACGGTTGTCTTCACGAACGAAAAAATCAGTAAGGATGGCACCTGCGTGACGTTCTGGAACACGAGTAACAACACGTGCTGTACCAAATACGTGAGGTCCCTGATATCGATAGCCTCGCACGGTGAGCACTGTATTCTTTCCGTGAGGAATGACCCCATGCAAGCCGCCGAGCAGTTTGCTCTCCTCGTCTGCAACACCATCGCCACGCCGATAGACTCCAAGTTCCTGGATCTGGAGCCGCTGCACCTCGCCATTACCGGTAACGTGGTGGTGGCCGCGTCCAGGAATAATTTTCTGCTATGGAACTTTCGCACGCCCCGTAACTCGACGCTGCACTCAAGCAGAATGCGCAAGTATAGAATCTACCACGTGGACGAGACGCCGACCGGCGTGACGGAAGTGATCCAAGATCTCGATAAGGACGGCATCTTCGAGGCTCCAATCAACACAAAGGCCACCGTGGATCCGATCTGCTGCCTTCACGCTACCGAGAAGATTCTCCTGATCGGCCGAGAGTCCGGGATGATTCAACGATACTCCCTGCCTCAAGTGACGCTCATGAGTAGACACAACACCGTGTGCAGGTTGCATAAAATCGCCATCAATTGCGATTCCACGCGCGCCTCTGTCATGGACGCTAATGGTGTCCTTACTATGCTGGATTTGGACCAGCAGAAGACGCCTGACTCGCGTGACGGTGGATCAAGTGAAGATATATCCAAGTTTGAGAGGAAAGATGTGTGGGCAATGTGCTGGGCACAGGACAATCCTGCGCTCTTAGCGATCATGGAGAAGACCAGGATGTACGTTCTGAGAGGAGTGGACCCTGAGGAGCCGATAGCCTGTTCCGGATATATCTGCTCGTTCCAGGATCTGGAGATTCGTTGTGTCTTGCTGGACGATCTCATGCTGAAGCCCGACGAGACGCGAAAGGAACTGATTGTCGATCTAGAAGTGAAGTCTCTGAGAGACACGAGGGAATTGCTGGCTAAAGTGGGTTTGAAGGAGGCTAACAATTTTATCCAAGATAATCCACATCCGCGCCTGTGGCGTTTACTGGCTGAATCGGCGTTGACGAAGCTCGATCTGGAGACTGCAGAAAATGCCATGGTGCGTTGCACAGATTACCTAGGTATACAGTTCATCAAACGCCTGCAGAACGTGCACAATGACCAATTGAAGAAAGCCGAGGTGGCAGCGTTCCTTGGCAATTACGACGATGCCGAGAAACTATATTTGGACATGGACAGGCGAGACCTGGCGGTTGCTCTGCGCCAGAAGCTGGGCGATTACTTTCGGGTTGTTCAATTGATGAAAATGGGCATCGGCGGCTCTGATAAGCAAATGGAGCACGCGTACAACAAGATCGGCGATCACTTTTCCGAGCGACAAAACTGGGAAAACGCGAAAGAGTACTACGAGAAGGGCAGAAATCTAGAAAGGCTGATCCAGTGTTACTACAAGTTGGAAGATTACGTTCAGCTAGCGACCACCGTCGAACAGCTGCCGGACAAGAGTCCAGTCCTGAAGACCGTGGCGAGAATGCTGGCCTCTGTGGGAATGTGCCCGCAGGCGGTGGCGGCCTACATCAAGTACGGCGACGTGAAACTGGCCGTGGACACGTGCGTGCGCTTGAATCACTGGGACCAAGCCGTCGATCTAGCGAAGACTTACAAGATGGCACAGATCGGCGAGTTGCTGAACAAGTACGCTAATCATCTTCTATCAAACGGCAAACGTTTACAGGCGATCGAGCTCTACAAGAAGGCCAACTACAACCTGGAAGCGGCCAAGTTGTTGTTCCGGCTTGCCGAGGAGCAAGCCAGATCCAAGTCGCACCCTCTACGCGTGAAAAAGATATACATTCTCGCGGCGTTGCTGATCGAGGACCACATCAACAATGTTCCCGCGATAAAAGGCGGGCGCAGCAACGTCGTCATGGGCCTCAGTGAGAGCAACGAGGACACCAGGATCATCGAGAACGCCTGGCGAGGTGCTGAAGCCTATCACTTTCTTCTACTCGCACATAGGCAGTTGTTCGACGGCAATTTCGACGCCGCGATGAAGACGGCCTTGCGATTGAAAGATTACGAGGACATTCTAGAAGTGGAGGACATCTACTGTCTCCTGGCCCTCGCGAGCGCGGTTAATCACGCGTTCGCCACCTGCTCGAAGGCcttcgtgaaactggaaggCTTGGAAACAATCTCGGAAGCGAAACGAGAGGAGTACGAGGGATTGGCGGTGGACATCTTCACGAAGTACACCCCGAAGGACTCGCGCAACAACAAGGTGGAGTGCGTCAACTGCGAGACCCTGGTGCCCGACTGGTGTGTCGCCTGCCCGAATTGCTTGACCAGGTTCCCGGCCTGCATAGTCTCGGGGAAGCCGCTGATGGATCTCAGCACCGCGTGGATCTGCACCGTTTGCAGGCACCACGTCGCGACAGAACGCGACGTCGTTAACATAAATGCCTGTCCGCTGTGTCACAGCACTATCACGTACATGTAA
- the LOC105276457 gene encoding kinesin-like protein costa: MMDYSPYIHHQAMLDNQQCYTPYIDTMAFYHQQQRDHERHHLTEEESEQIGDEAHEMMTPATSGERSSSADLFRLEFAAAQWSKLVSNAEGLFTKLMTSNVLPHTDQDQIEQWLCMKQEYEECIANDDNTSLQGYPDNMRRSLERIEEVTETDEKTDESANQMKLKMNPNCISSSESELSEAEDDDDEDDEDEEEDNSDASSENPDFLDKLDEYINKFKIETDGIVDSKKDDFRETNIEIISSVTKSMNNNYVPVSRPARNPNSRRNSMLPGSDMCNEVLVFNDSLKPCQNQILENHMTDYANSCVLDNHGSEINDNFVAAQNDNSPDLLLDALNTDVPEPVKELKALTLNNEAKQTQVKKIQSNLDGAHKRIEELQTTINIKQRFIADMIKNSDTRTNAKQKFQRKRSKLEEEYYNTRTQLAQAENASMYKDSDEKSAHKKEIELMKNMAIHYGKRLMDIDMIKQIAGDSAKKVLELEASLNTSKKQMDKLKRQLKREEERKKQLEEELAKDQQKIRELEEKYNLTASKLKEMQSESEDEKHSLAKSKIDCADKKKNLLDVSARISHLDHVLKEKSMDLERTADMDEKEALRHEIRNLRHTRDCLVDEKCDLDEKLQKERTLTTVEERKLLECGETIEAIDAMIEHKNEMICGRKDFDENQSQREKGERMLTERLKKLSHGEIITLFMKYFRKVIDLKESSKNLEVQTSELEALISNQEWRLMDSERRMVLLQRQYEDKLHHVFRHFAEETSNSGHERLDKDSELMRYRRENRMLKKRLADVEALFKGTSLPRATSPCRIPQQGLKQIAANTQSTTKVTRQRNKLIIQKTTDCDKRKK; this comes from the coding sequence ATGATGGATTATAGTCCGTACATTCATCACCAAGCAATGCTGGATAATCAGCAATGTTACACGCCGTACATTGACACGATGGCATTCTACCATCAGCAGCAGCGTGATCATGAGCGTCATCACTTGACCGAGGAGGAAAGCGAGCAGATTGGCGACGAGGCTCACGAAATGATGACTCCCGCCACGTCCGGAGAGCGCAGTTCCAGCGCGGATCTGTTTAGATTAGAATTTGCAGCGGCACAATGGAGCAAGCTGGTTTCTAATGCAGAGGGTCTGTTCACGAAGCTCATGACGAGCAACGTCCTACCGCACACCGATCAGGATCAGATCGAGCAATGGCTGTGCATGAAGCAAGAGTACGAGGAGTGTATAGCTAACGATGATAACACCAGCTTGCAAGGATACCCGGACAACATGCGAAGATCGTTGGAGCGTATCGAGGAAGTGACCGAGACCGACGAGAAGACGGACGAATCGGCGAATCAGATGAAACTCAAAATGAATCCGAATTGTATTTCCAGCTCGGAGAGCGAGCTGTCCGAAgccgaagacgacgacgacgaggacgacgaggacgaggaggaagataACAGCGACGCGAGCTCGGAAAATCCAGATTTCTTGGACAAACTGGACGAGTACATAAATAAGTTCAAGATAGAGACAGACGGTATTGTTGACTCGAAGAAGGATGACTTCCGAGAGACGAACATCGAGATTATATCGTCAGTGACGAAATCCATGAACAATAATTACGTGCCGGTGTCTCGTCCGGCAAGGAATCCAAACTCCAGGAGAAACTCGATGCTCCCGGGTTCGGATATGTGTAACGAAGTGTTAGTCTTCAACGACAGTCTGAAACCTTGCCAGAATCAAATTCTTGAAAATCACATGACGGACTATGCCAATTCGTGTGTGCTGGACAATCATGGATCGGAGATTAACGACAACTTTGTTGCGGCGCAAAATGACAATTCGCCGGATTTATTGCTGGATGCCCTCAACACGGATGTACCTGAGCCGGTCAAGGAGCTGAAGGCCTTGACGCTGAATAACGAGGCGAAACAAACGCAAGTGAAAAAGATTCAGTCGAACTTGGACGGAGCGCATAAACGTATCGAGGAGCTGCAAACGACGATTAATATCAAGCAACGTTTCATAGCGGACATGATAAAGAATTCCGATACGCGCACTAACGCGAAACAGAAATTTCAACGTAAACGTAGTAAACTTGAGGAGGAATATTACAACACGAGGACGCAATTGGCACAGGCGGAGAACGCTTCCATGTACAAGGATTCCGACGAAAAATCGGCGCACAAGAAAGAAATTGAACTGATGAAGAACATGGCGATACATTACGGGAAACGACTGATGGACATAGATATGATAAAGCAGATCGCCGGAGACTCGGCGAAGAAAGTCTTGGAGCTGGAGGCTTCACTGAATACGTCCAAGAAGCAAATGGATAAGCTGAAACGGCAACtcaagagagaggaggaacgTAAGAAGCAGCTCGAGGAGGAGCTCGCGAAAGATCAGCAGAAGATTCGCGAACTGGAAGAGAAGTACAATCTTACCGCTTCCAAGTTAAAGGAGATGCAATCGGAGAGCGAGGACGAGAAGCACAGCCTGGCAAAGTCCAAGATCGATTGCGCGGACAAAAAGAAGAATCTGCTGGACGTAAGCGCAAGGATATCCCACCTAGACCACGTTCTGAAGGAAAAGTCGATGGATCTGGAGCGTACCGCGGACATGGACGAAAAGGAGGCGTTGCGGCACGAAATCAGAAATTTGCGACACACCCGGGACTGCCTGGTGGATGAGAAGTGCGATCTGGACGAGAAGTTGCAGAAGGAAAGAACATTGACTACCGTTGAGGAACGCAAGCTGCTGGAATGCGGCGAGACGATCGAGGCGATCGACGCGATGATTGAGCACAAGAATGAGATGATCTGCGGGCGGAAGGACTTCGACGAGAATCAGTCGCAACGTGAGAAGGGCGAGAGGATGCTGACGGAACGCCTGAAAAAGCTGTCGCACGGCGAGATAATCACGCTATTCATGAAGTACTTCCGCAAGGTGATCGATCTGAAGGAGAGCTCGAAGAATCTTGAGGTCCAGACATCAGAACTGGAGGCGCTTATCTCAAATCAGGAGTGGCGGCTGATGGATTCCGAAAGGAGAATGGTTCTCTTGCAGAGACAGTACGAGGACAAGCTGCATCACGTGTTCAGGCATTTTGCGGAGGAGACGAGTAATTCCGGTCACGAGAGACTGGACAAAGACTCTGAGCTCATGAGGTATAGACGGGAGAATCGGATGCTGAAGAAACGGCTGGCGGACGTCGAGGCCCTTTTCAAGGGTACATCGCTTCCGCGTGCGACTAGTCCGTGTCGGATTCCACAGCAGGGATTGAAGCAGATCGCTGCGAATACTCAATCGACAACCAAAGTCACTAGGCAACGGAACAAGCTGATAATCCAAAAGACGACTGACTGcgataagagaaaaaagtGA